The DNA window CTAATATGGGACCTTAAAGTTGGGCTTTGTAAATAAAAAATACCAAAAGGAGCATTATGATAAGAATCCCAAATCATATACCTCATTGTCCTCCCTATTGGATTCTCATATGGTATAGACCACCATATTAGATTCCACCAAAAAAAGATTTTTGAACATTCTGACTCTGGTTTAATTTCTATTAATTTTAATTTTATATTGGAGGGATCCAGGTCTTTGCCAGAAATAGGATATTTCATAGCATTCTTAGAATATCTTAAAAGAGATTTTTGATAAGTTGAAGATTAAGCGCCCCTCCTATAAGACGGTCGAAGCTAAATCAAATAATAGGCCTACTTTTTATTCTACAATAAAGATAAACGGAGAAGAGATAACAGGTGAGCTCTGCAATAGCAAAGACGATGCAGAGAACAGTGCAGCTAGAAAGGTGCTGCCAATTCTAGAGAAAATGTATGAAAGTAAACTATCCAATAAGAGAGATTCAGGTCAGAATTGTATCTGCTAAAGCTATAAGGACAAAAAGAGCGAGAAAAGTGCTTACTTTGATTTTATTATAAAATCAGATAGAAATAAAAACTATGATGTAGTCACCTCAAGAAGGGATGGAAGAATGTCAAACATTGAGATTAGCGATGTTGCTTCAACTTCACTAATTACACTATACTGCCATGCTATTGAAAGCCAAAAAGAGGATCCAATTATAAATGACCCTAAAGCAGTTGAAATAAAAAATGAACTTGACAAAATACTTTCAAGATCAGATGATAGATTGGAACGGAGCCTCGTAGAAGGTAGGATAAATAAGAACTTGAGCATTCATATTGCCATCCGTGCAAAGAGATATGATGAATATGTAGAAGAGTTTCTAAAAAACTCTCCTGATGGTGTAGTAGTAAATATTGGCTGCGGATTAGATTCAAGATTTCTACGAATTGATAATGGAAAAGTTATCTTCTATGATCTTGATTTACCTGAAGTAATTAAAATAAAGAAGCAATTCTTCAGAGAAAATGAGAGATACCATTTCATCGCATCCTCAGTCTTGGATTTTGGATGGATGAATATAGTTTCCAATCATAAAGGCCCATTCTTATTTGTGGCGGAAGGTGTTTTCATGTATCTGAAAAGAGAAGATGTGAAATCCCTGGTATTAAGACTTCAATCGGTGTTTCCGGGTTCTGAGCTTTTGTGCGAAGTAT is part of the Methanofastidiosum sp. genome and encodes:
- a CDS encoding class I SAM-dependent methyltransferase: MSNIEISDVASTSLITLYCHAIESQKEDPIINDPKAVEIKNELDKILSRSDDRLERSLVEGRINKNLSIHIAIRAKRYDEYVEEFLKNSPDGVVVNIGCGLDSRFLRIDNGKVIFYDLDLPEVIKIKKQFFRENERYHFIASSVLDFGWMNIVSNHKGPFLFVAEGVFMYLKREDVKSLVLRLQSVFPGSELLCEVFNSLWLKKPLDKLVKSKMQRDARLGKGAIFYSGIRDSREMEEWNKGIVLLDDWSYFDSNNKKLGWFKIFRKFELFRKSQWTVHYKLN